From Nonlabens sp. Ci31, the proteins below share one genomic window:
- a CDS encoding TonB-dependent receptor plug domain-containing protein: protein MNRYYIALLTIFLAFQTSFGQSQMQKVPIIEVLNEITAIHSVVFNYESSILKEVKVYPLPKESSLTFKIENLSEQTNLVFNQVSAAVITISEAIKFCGFIYDAPLQQPLLGATISGSKDDAVSDATGYFEIDLSSLEEVVSIRYIGFKAITLQASKFDLVECAIISMSVEQEFINTVLLEAYLVRGIDKNEDWTTSIDYNKFSLLPGLIEADVLQTVQALPSINSVDETVSNINIRGGSNDQNLLLWDDIKMYQTGHFFGLISSFNPHMTQSTSVINNGTDVSFTDGISGTIHMQTDKKVNSNFSGNLGVNFLNAELFSNIPIGNKSSLQVASRKSLDDLYRSPTYNSYFDRVTQYTEAQNNAAEVSSSDQGFDFYDTSLRWLYSPTDKDVFRVNFILLNNNLSFNETARFNGNLQTKESSASQNSIGAGIHYKRQWKEDFFTSFSIYESNYKLRSINADVLSQQFFLQENTVSETSLKVENVVLKNKWQFKLGYSFTETEVINLRDIDLPRFVRRDEEVLREHGAFGQTWFTNATKDFSVRAGIRANYLTKFKKVIIEPRLSLRKTLGDHFEIEALGEFKHQSTSQIINFQNDFLGIESRRWQLTDNESIPIMESKQASLGVLYKNKGWLLDAKAYYKTVDGITTQSQGFTTKYEFERQQGSYDVYGAEFLLRKKFRKFSSWMSYSYLINTYTFEGLEEIQLPSNYDLTHSFTMGSTYSIDSWNVSAGLNYRTGKPTSIPLLGNEVTNGNVNFDIANEQRLRDYLRIDASAVYKFKISDRFRSEIGASLWNISNRQNVINNFFRVDEASEANQFSRFSLGLTSNMVFRVYF from the coding sequence ATGAATAGATATTATATAGCTCTCCTAACCATCTTTCTAGCTTTTCAAACTTCATTTGGACAAAGTCAAATGCAAAAGGTGCCTATTATAGAGGTGTTAAATGAGATTACTGCAATTCATTCGGTAGTTTTTAATTATGAGAGCAGTATCCTCAAAGAGGTAAAAGTGTACCCCTTACCTAAAGAGTCCAGCCTTACCTTTAAGATTGAAAATCTCTCCGAGCAAACGAACCTGGTGTTTAACCAAGTTAGTGCTGCGGTTATAACTATTTCTGAAGCCATTAAATTTTGTGGGTTTATTTATGATGCTCCACTACAGCAGCCGCTTTTAGGAGCAACAATTTCTGGAAGCAAGGATGATGCGGTGAGTGATGCGACTGGTTATTTTGAGATCGATCTATCATCCTTGGAAGAAGTAGTAAGTATTAGATACATAGGCTTTAAGGCGATCACACTTCAAGCGAGTAAGTTTGATTTAGTAGAATGTGCTATCATTTCTATGTCAGTTGAACAGGAATTTATAAACACCGTGTTACTCGAGGCTTATCTGGTTAGAGGAATTGATAAAAATGAAGATTGGACCACGTCTATAGACTATAATAAGTTTAGTCTTTTACCTGGTTTAATCGAGGCTGACGTGCTGCAAACTGTTCAGGCGTTGCCGAGCATTAATAGTGTGGATGAAACCGTTTCAAATATCAATATACGAGGTGGATCAAATGATCAAAACCTCCTACTATGGGATGATATTAAAATGTACCAAACAGGTCATTTTTTTGGGCTCATCTCTAGCTTTAATCCTCACATGACTCAATCTACAAGTGTCATTAATAATGGAACAGATGTATCGTTTACTGATGGAATTTCGGGAACGATTCATATGCAGACAGATAAAAAAGTGAATTCAAATTTTAGCGGAAACCTAGGAGTCAATTTTTTAAATGCAGAATTGTTTTCAAATATTCCGATAGGTAATAAGTCTTCTTTACAAGTAGCCTCTAGAAAATCACTGGATGATCTTTATCGATCACCAACCTACAACAGCTATTTTGATCGAGTCACACAATATACAGAAGCTCAAAATAACGCTGCAGAAGTTAGCAGTTCTGATCAAGGATTTGATTTTTACGATACCTCTTTACGATGGTTGTATAGCCCCACAGACAAAGATGTGTTCCGGGTGAATTTTATCCTTCTTAATAATAACTTGAGCTTTAATGAAACAGCTCGTTTCAATGGAAATTTACAGACGAAAGAAAGTAGCGCATCTCAAAACAGCATCGGCGCAGGAATACATTACAAAAGACAATGGAAAGAAGATTTTTTCACCAGTTTTAGCATTTATGAGAGCAATTACAAATTGCGTTCTATAAATGCTGATGTGCTATCTCAGCAATTCTTTTTACAAGAAAATACAGTTTCAGAAACAAGCCTTAAAGTTGAAAATGTAGTCTTAAAAAATAAATGGCAATTCAAACTTGGATATAGTTTTACGGAAACTGAAGTCATTAATTTAAGGGATATTGATTTGCCGCGATTTGTAAGACGTGATGAAGAAGTTTTAAGAGAACATGGAGCTTTTGGACAGACCTGGTTTACTAATGCTACAAAAGACTTTTCAGTTCGCGCCGGAATACGGGCAAATTACCTGACTAAATTTAAAAAAGTAATTATAGAACCTAGGTTAAGCCTGCGCAAGACTCTAGGCGATCATTTTGAAATCGAAGCATTGGGAGAATTTAAACATCAAAGCACATCGCAGATTATCAATTTTCAAAATGATTTTTTAGGAATTGAAAGCAGACGATGGCAGCTTACTGATAACGAGAGCATTCCTATTATGGAAAGCAAACAAGCCTCTTTAGGCGTTCTCTATAAAAATAAGGGTTGGCTGCTAGACGCCAAAGCTTATTACAAAACAGTAGACGGTATTACCACTCAAAGTCAAGGTTTTACTACTAAATACGAATTTGAGAGACAGCAGGGGAGCTATGATGTTTATGGAGCCGAATTTCTGCTGAGGAAGAAGTTTAGAAAATTCAGCAGTTGGATGAGTTATTCCTATCTGATCAACACTTACACTTTTGAAGGTCTAGAAGAAATTCAACTCCCTAGTAATTATGACCTTACGCACTCGTTTACTATGGGAAGTACCTATAGCATTGACTCTTGGAATGTGTCTGCAGGGCTTAATTATAGAACTGGAAAGCCCACTTCCATACCTTTATTGGGAAATGAAGTAACCAATGGGAATGTAAATTTTGACATAGCAAACGAGCAACGATTACGTGATTATTTAAGAATAGATGCTTCTGCAGTTTATAAGTTTAAAATTAGCGACAGGTTCCGGTCAGAAATTGGCGCTTCTCTTTGGAACATATCGAACAGACAAAATGTGATCAATAACTTTTTTAGGGTTGATGAGGCTAGTGAGGCCAATCAATTTTCAAGATTTTCATTGGGCTTAACTTCCAATATGGTTTTTCGTGTTTATTTTTAA
- a CDS encoding FecR family protein, which translates to MEKEYLLKKWLNNDLSEAEAKAFKAIEGSELYKEIIEEAQRFKGGAQEKVADFEFLQSKLKIKKKKTVQWWNLATRIAAVFILGIGIYTYLDRDQINTFATITGQKELITLPDNSIVNLNETSELFYNASKWEDKRVLNLKGEAFFDVEKGKRFDVITNQGTVSVLGTEFNVLSREGVFKVSCYEGLVQVAYNNNLVQVPAGTEFTLGSGKVLKSDVSLSQPTWLNNMSVFENAAFKNVVLELEDQYQVKIQFPTDTTMSFTGAFEHDDLENALRSITQPLDMTYIIRNDKEVVIRNGHE; encoded by the coding sequence ATGGAAAAAGAATATTTACTTAAAAAATGGTTGAACAATGACTTGTCTGAGGCAGAGGCGAAGGCTTTTAAAGCTATAGAGGGCTCTGAATTATATAAAGAAATAATTGAAGAAGCACAACGTTTCAAAGGAGGTGCTCAGGAAAAAGTTGCTGATTTTGAATTTCTTCAAAGTAAGTTAAAAATTAAAAAGAAAAAAACTGTTCAATGGTGGAACCTGGCTACTAGAATAGCAGCTGTTTTTATACTTGGTATTGGGATTTACACCTATTTAGATCGAGACCAAATCAATACTTTTGCCACTATTACCGGACAAAAGGAATTAATTACTCTTCCAGATAACTCTATAGTCAACTTAAATGAAACCTCTGAGCTTTTTTATAATGCCTCTAAATGGGAGGATAAAAGGGTATTGAATCTTAAAGGGGAAGCCTTTTTTGATGTAGAAAAAGGAAAACGTTTTGATGTCATTACCAATCAAGGAACAGTAAGTGTTTTAGGTACCGAATTTAATGTGTTGTCTAGAGAAGGTGTTTTTAAAGTTTCTTGTTATGAAGGCTTGGTACAAGTAGCTTATAACAATAACTTAGTCCAAGTACCAGCAGGTACAGAATTTACCCTAGGATCTGGTAAAGTTTTGAAAAGTGATGTGTCGTTATCGCAACCTACCTGGTTGAACAATATGAGTGTTTTTGAAAATGCTGCATTTAAAAATGTGGTTCTAGAATTAGAAGATCAGTACCAAGTGAAAATTCAGTTTCCAACGGACACTACTATGAGTTTTACAGGAGCTTTTGAACATGATGATCTGGAGAATGCATTAAGATCTATAACGCAACCACTTGATATGACTTATATCATACGGAATGATAAGGAGGTAGTGATCAGGAATGGACATGAATAG
- a CDS encoding RNA polymerase sigma factor, with product MPRSLHKNICDKLYFSKLYEKYAQSLSNILLYKYGALLNPADKVQEAFIKLWENCSKIAPEAAKSYLYTTSTNMMLNEVKHQKVVLKYQKVKPKDYTNESPEFILRKKEFLVKLEGALSDLKEEERVAFLLSKVDGKTHNEIAEMLGVTKKVVEHRIYAALKKLKSQIEELNRK from the coding sequence TTGCCTAGATCTCTGCATAAAAACATTTGCGATAAATTATATTTTTCAAAACTATATGAAAAGTACGCCCAAAGTTTGAGTAATATTCTGCTTTATAAATATGGAGCTTTGTTAAATCCAGCAGACAAAGTACAAGAGGCATTTATAAAGCTTTGGGAAAATTGTTCTAAAATAGCCCCAGAAGCAGCAAAGTCTTATCTGTATACCACTTCAACAAATATGATGTTAAACGAAGTGAAGCATCAAAAAGTAGTGCTTAAATATCAAAAGGTAAAACCTAAGGACTATACCAACGAATCACCTGAATTTATTTTGCGTAAAAAAGAATTTTTAGTAAAGCTCGAAGGTGCTTTATCTGATTTGAAAGAAGAGGAAAGAGTTGCTTTTTTACTCAGCAAGGTAGATGGCAAGACCCATAATGAAATAGCAGAAATGCTAGGAGTCACTAAAAAGGTGGTGGAACACCGAATATATGCCGCACTAAAAAAGTTAAAAAGCCAAATAGAAGAATTGAACCGAAAATAA